The following are from one region of the Yoonia sp. R2331 genome:
- the cmk gene encoding (d)CMP kinase, giving the protein MKFTVAIDGPAAAGKGTISRAVAAEFNLAHLDTGLLYRAVGAGVIAGGEPVAVARALDPADLENPDLRTQAVADAASQVAVIPQVRAALVAFQKEFARRDGGAVLDGRDIGTVICPTAEAKLYVTASATRRAERRHKELTEKGFSTAFETVLAEVKDRDERDSNRATAPLRAASDAVTIDTSDLTIEAAVAAAIAAVRAKYPVT; this is encoded by the coding sequence GTGAAGTTCACCGTCGCCATAGACGGCCCCGCAGCGGCGGGGAAAGGCACCATCAGTCGGGCGGTCGCGGCAGAGTTTAACCTGGCACATCTGGACACCGGATTACTTTACCGTGCGGTGGGGGCCGGTGTGATCGCGGGCGGTGAACCGGTGGCGGTGGCGCGGGCGCTGGACCCGGCTGATCTGGAGAATCCCGATCTGCGCACGCAAGCGGTTGCAGATGCGGCCAGTCAGGTGGCGGTGATCCCGCAGGTCCGTGCCGCACTTGTGGCGTTTCAAAAGGAATTCGCCCGCCGTGACGGCGGTGCGGTGCTGGATGGCCGCGACATTGGCACCGTGATCTGTCCAACCGCAGAGGCGAAGCTATATGTCACCGCCTCGGCCACGCGCCGGGCCGAGCGGCGGCACAAGGAATTGACGGAAAAGGGGTTTTCCACCGCCTTTGAAACGGTCCTGGCAGAGGTCAAGGACCGCGATGAACGCGATTCCAACCGGGCCACAGCGCCTTTGCGGGCCGCAAGTGACGCGGTGACGATTGATACCTCTGACCTGACGATAGAGGCGGCCGTCGCGGCTGCGATTGCGGCGGTGCGGGCGAAATATCCGGTCACGTAA
- a CDS encoding N-acetyltransferase family protein, translating into MSIQIRPAAATDRAAWGALYAAYAEFYQVTQTEAMRDRVWDWVMDDGHSVTGLVAEGATGLIGIAHVREFARPLAAATGGYLDDLYVDPGARGGGAADALIDAARALGVARGWGVIRWITAEDNARARKVYDRMAAKTGWVTYDLLV; encoded by the coding sequence ATGTCCATTCAGATTAGACCTGCTGCTGCCACGGATCGCGCCGCGTGGGGTGCGCTTTATGCGGCCTATGCGGAATTCTATCAAGTGACCCAAACCGAAGCGATGCGCGACCGGGTGTGGGACTGGGTGATGGACGACGGCCATAGTGTGACAGGGTTGGTGGCCGAAGGGGCAACTGGCCTGATCGGGATTGCCCATGTGCGTGAATTTGCCCGGCCATTGGCGGCGGCAACGGGTGGTTATCTGGATGATCTTTATGTGGACCCCGGCGCACGGGGCGGCGGCGCGGCGGACGCGCTGATCGACGCGGCTCGCGCGCTGGGTGTGGCGCGTGGCTGGGGCGTGATCCGCTGGATCACTGCCGAAGACAACGCGCGGGCGCGCAAGGTCTATGACCGCATGGCCGCAAAAACCGGCTGGGTGACCTATGATCTGCTGGTCTGA
- a CDS encoding NTP transferase domain-containing protein codes for MNLICLAAGKGSRFGNLGGYLQKCMYPIGLNPFLELSVRNLTMSGIDLSTSSLTLVVGHFKEQIQSYFGDSYNGLKINYVVQDAALGTGHAIQTAYQKAGLTGPCVVWLADGYVKPTQFSAILAHKMPIVQSVAADRDPAHAKIRVSLNDHQITQAWEGDSDYVDIGLWKFSEAMVKRMTGRKEVEYRIMPNLQDAIMDGENIGYLIEDEWLHLGGTEPTPEINTLRIAQRVRVLEGLEAKI; via the coding sequence ATGAACCTGATCTGTCTCGCGGCCGGCAAAGGCAGCCGATTTGGCAACCTTGGCGGTTACCTGCAAAAATGCATGTACCCCATCGGCCTCAACCCCTTTCTGGAACTGTCAGTGCGCAATCTGACCATGTCGGGCATTGATCTGTCGACCTCCAGCCTGACGCTTGTGGTGGGCCATTTCAAAGAGCAGATCCAATCTTACTTTGGCGACAGCTATAACGGTCTGAAAATCAACTATGTGGTGCAGGACGCGGCACTTGGCACCGGCCATGCCATCCAGACGGCCTATCAAAAAGCAGGTCTGACAGGTCCTTGCGTGGTGTGGCTGGCGGATGGTTATGTCAAACCAACGCAGTTTTCCGCAATTCTGGCGCACAAGATGCCCATCGTGCAAAGCGTCGCCGCCGATCGCGACCCGGCCCATGCCAAGATCCGCGTGTCCCTGAACGATCACCAGATCACGCAGGCCTGGGAAGGCGACAGCGACTACGTGGACATTGGCCTTTGGAAGTTCTCCGAAGCGATGGTCAAACGCATGACTGGCCGCAAAGAGGTGGAATACCGGATCATGCCGAACTTGCAGGACGCGATCATGGACGGGGAAAACATCGGCTATCTGATTGAAGACGAATGGTTGCATCTGGGCGGCACAGAACCCACGCCAGAGATCAACACACTGCGCATCGCCCAGCGGGTCAGGGTGCTGGAAGGACTGGAGGCAAAGATATGA
- a CDS encoding SlyX family protein, translated as MTDITALEEKIAHLTRTVEELSDVVARQEKELALATRRVAMLMEREAGRDLDAGGSVPLADQKPPHW; from the coding sequence ATGACCGATATCACCGCGCTTGAAGAAAAAATTGCCCACCTGACCCGCACGGTCGAGGAATTGTCGGACGTTGTCGCCCGTCAGGAAAAAGAACTCGCACTGGCAACCCGCCGGGTCGCGATGCTGATGGAACGTGAAGCGGGCCGTGACCTTGATGCTGGCGGCTCTGTCCCACTGGCCGACCAGAAACCGCCGCATTGGTAA
- a CDS encoding phenylalanine 4-monooxygenase: MPKDHVYRSITADAQGRYPYTAEDDAVWGELFTRQMQTLPDVMTPAYLEGVKKLGLTPDKTPQVVDIDARLAALTGAGAQGVPAIIPPSKFYALLADRKFPVATFLRRREEMDYIEEPDLFHEVFGHCPLLTNAAYADFIQAFGAAAIALGKGYSWHMFRLFWFTIEFGLIRTDQGLRGYGAGIASSPAEAAHAMSATPVIRDFDLLEVFRTPYRIDIVQPVYFAITDFAQLTSSLDQDITALIDKAKALGDLPALFPAKEAV, from the coding sequence ATGCCGAAAGATCACGTCTACCGTTCCATCACCGCCGATGCGCAGGGCCGCTACCCCTATACGGCCGAGGATGATGCCGTCTGGGGCGAATTGTTCACCCGCCAGATGCAGACCCTGCCTGACGTGATGACCCCCGCCTACCTTGAGGGTGTCAAAAAGCTTGGCCTGACCCCCGACAAAACCCCGCAGGTGGTCGACATCGACGCCCGTCTTGCGGCCCTGACGGGTGCGGGCGCACAAGGCGTGCCTGCCATCATCCCGCCCAGCAAGTTCTACGCCCTGCTGGCAGACCGCAAGTTTCCGGTTGCCACTTTTCTGCGGCGCCGCGAAGAGATGGACTATATCGAGGAACCCGACCTGTTTCACGAGGTGTTTGGCCATTGCCCGCTGCTGACCAATGCCGCCTACGCCGATTTCATTCAGGCCTTTGGTGCTGCGGCCATCGCGCTTGGCAAAGGGTATAGCTGGCACATGTTCCGACTGTTCTGGTTCACGATCGAGTTTGGTCTGATCCGCACCGATCAGGGCCTGCGCGGCTATGGCGCGGGTATCGCATCGTCCCCGGCAGAGGCGGCGCACGCGATGTCGGCCACCCCGGTGATCCGCGATTTCGACCTGCTCGAAGTCTTTCGCACCCCTTATCGGATCGACATTGTGCAGCCGGTCTATTTTGCGATCACCGACTTCGCGCAACTGACCTCTTCCTTGGACCAAGACATCACGGCCCTGATCGACAAGGCCAAAGCCCTGGGCGATCTGCCCGCCCTTTTCCCGGCCAAGGAAGCGGTGTAA
- a CDS encoding Lrp/AsnC family transcriptional regulator: protein MAELSDQDRALLRALQADAGASLAQLAERCGMATSTVWRKVQDFEAAGLLVGRVALLDPKAVGAGLCVFATVRLRDHSEAAIAGFARVVSTQPNILEAHAISGSADYMLKIRCRDVEDYEAFMTHHLLRAGVVKSVESAFSLKALKFTTALPV from the coding sequence ATGGCGGAATTATCAGATCAGGATCGCGCCCTGTTGCGGGCCTTGCAGGCCGATGCGGGCGCGTCGCTGGCGCAGCTGGCCGAACGCTGCGGCATGGCGACCAGCACGGTGTGGCGCAAGGTGCAGGACTTCGAAGCTGCGGGCCTGCTGGTCGGGCGCGTCGCACTCTTGGACCCCAAGGCCGTGGGCGCAGGGCTGTGCGTTTTCGCCACCGTGCGCCTGCGCGACCATTCCGAGGCAGCGATTGCCGGTTTCGCCCGCGTCGTCAGCACGCAGCCCAATATTCTTGAGGCGCACGCGATCTCTGGCTCTGCCGATTACATGCTGAAAATCCGCTGCCGCGATGTGGAGGATTACGAGGCCTTCATGACCCACCATCTGCTGCGCGCGGGCGTAGTGAAATCAGTGGAATCGGCCTTTAGCCTCAAGGCGCTGAAGTTCACCACGGCGCTGCCGGTCTGA
- the hisS gene encoding histidine--tRNA ligase yields the protein MAKDKKQPRPKAQTPKGFRDYFGAEVEQRAQMLRQIAGVYHRYGFDALETSAVETVEALGKFLPDVDRPNEGVFAWEEDKDWLALRYDLTAPLARVAAQYRNDLPSPYRRYAMGPVWRNEKSGPGRFRQFYQCDADTVGAPSVAADAEICAMLSDCLEEVGIPRGDYVIRVNNRKVLNGVLTSVTRGAEQHDLSSMSPSEFAEYRKQESEGLENDPVLDAVMRQLDKFDKVGVDGVRHLLTGGRHDQSGAFIDGVNLSDQMAEGFIEFLLARGDSNEQTISKLREVLRHSAVGQEGIDELEMIANLLAAQGYGPDRIVIDPSVVRGLGYYTGPVYEAELTFEVTDEKGRPRNFGSVAGGGRYDDLVKRFTGQAVPATGVSIGVDRLLAALHAKGRMDAEAQGPVVVTVMDRDRMADYQSMVAELRNAGIRAEVYLGNPKNFGNQLKYADKRNSPVAVIAGGDEFDRGVVQIKDLVLGAKIAESASADEWKDRPQQFEIARDQMVAKVRAILAGDD from the coding sequence ATGGCCAAGGACAAGAAACAACCCCGCCCCAAGGCGCAAACGCCCAAGGGTTTCCGCGATTATTTCGGCGCAGAGGTCGAACAGCGCGCACAGATGCTGCGCCAGATCGCCGGGGTGTATCATCGTTATGGCTTTGACGCGTTGGAGACATCGGCGGTTGAAACGGTCGAGGCGCTGGGCAAGTTCCTGCCCGATGTGGACCGCCCGAACGAAGGGGTCTTTGCCTGGGAAGAAGACAAGGATTGGTTGGCGCTGCGCTATGATCTGACTGCGCCCTTGGCGCGGGTCGCGGCGCAATATCGCAACGATCTGCCCAGCCCCTATCGCCGCTATGCGATGGGGCCGGTCTGGCGCAATGAAAAGTCGGGGCCGGGCCGGTTTCGGCAGTTTTATCAGTGTGATGCGGATACCGTGGGTGCGCCGTCTGTGGCGGCGGACGCCGAGATTTGTGCAATGTTGTCGGATTGTCTGGAAGAGGTTGGCATCCCGCGCGGCGACTATGTGATCCGGGTGAATAACCGCAAAGTGCTGAACGGGGTGCTTACTTCTGTGACACGTGGTGCAGAGCAACACGATCTTTCATCGATGAGCCCATCAGAATTTGCCGAATACAGGAAGCAAGAATCTGAGGGCCTGGAAAACGATCCGGTCCTAGATGCCGTTATGAGGCAACTCGATAAATTCGACAAAGTTGGTGTTGATGGAGTTAGGCACCTCCTGACGGGAGGCCGGCATGACCAATCCGGGGCGTTCATTGATGGTGTGAATCTATCGGACCAAATGGCAGAGGGATTTATTGAGTTCTTGCTCGCAAGAGGAGATAGCAACGAGCAAACTATCTCAAAGTTGAGGGAAGTCTTGCGCCACTCCGCAGTGGGTCAAGAAGGTATTGACGAACTTGAGATGATCGCAAATCTCCTCGCCGCCCAAGGCTACGGCCCTGACCGCATCGTCATTGACCCATCCGTCGTCCGTGGCCTCGGCTACTACACCGGGCCGGTTTATGAGGCGGAACTGACCTTTGAAGTCACCGACGAAAAGGGGCGGCCGCGCAACTTTGGCTCTGTCGCGGGCGGCGGGCGGTATGACGATCTGGTCAAGCGCTTCACCGGGCAGGCGGTGCCGGCGACGGGGGTGTCCATCGGGGTGGACCGGTTGCTGGCGGCCTTGCACGCCAAGGGGCGGATGGACGCCGAAGCCCAAGGGCCAGTGGTTGTCACCGTGATGGATCGCGACCGGATGGCGGATTATCAGTCGATGGTTGCGGAATTGCGCAATGCAGGCATCCGGGCAGAGGTCTATCTGGGCAACCCCAAGAACTTTGGCAATCAGCTGAAATATGCGGACAAGCGCAACAGCCCGGTCGCGGTGATCGCGGGCGGGGATGAGTTTGACCGGGGCGTCGTGCAGATCAAGGACCTTGTGCTGGGGGCCAAGATCGCGGAAAGCGCCAGTGCCGACGAATGGAAGGACCGCCCGCAGCAGTTTGAAATTGCGCGGGATCAGATGGTCGCCAAGGTCCGCGCCATTCTGGCGGGCGATGACTGA
- a CDS encoding ATP phosphoribosyltransferase regulatory subunit produces the protein MQALEITEEAARLCAGFAELGAQVVDADILLSADTLLDLYGEDIRARAYLTADPFGGEMVLRPDFTVPVVEQHMQSHAEPARYTYAGKVFRKQEDDPDRAHEYTQVGFEVFDGRDPAGADAAVFAAISDALDGLPVTPVTGDIGILMAAVRGLKTSETRKAALMRHLWRPRKFRALLDRFGGRTEVPASRIALLAQADPLAGVDQVQGKRSRDEIAARIAALREDAATDPISTEEMALIDALLGLRETAPHVLSALRDIAVDLPAIGDAVTAMAARLDALGARGVAVDALPFEGSYGRTSLEYYDGFVFGFASDAPDLPPVATGGRYDALTARLGDGRAVPAVGGVIRPDLVLQLRGGL, from the coding sequence ATGCAAGCCCTTGAAATTACAGAAGAAGCCGCGCGGCTGTGCGCGGGTTTTGCAGAACTTGGCGCGCAGGTGGTCGATGCTGATATCCTGCTGTCTGCGGACACGCTGCTGGACCTTTACGGCGAGGATATTCGCGCCCGCGCTTATCTGACTGCTGATCCTTTTGGCGGCGAAATGGTGCTGCGCCCGGACTTCACCGTGCCGGTGGTCGAACAGCACATGCAAAGCCACGCAGAGCCTGCGCGCTATACCTATGCGGGCAAGGTGTTTCGCAAGCAGGAAGACGACCCCGACCGCGCGCATGAATATACCCAAGTGGGTTTTGAAGTTTTCGACGGGCGCGACCCGGCGGGGGCGGATGCCGCCGTTTTTGCCGCGATTTCCGATGCGTTGGATGGGCTGCCCGTGACACCGGTGACGGGCGACATTGGCATCCTGATGGCGGCTGTGCGGGGGCTCAAAACCTCTGAGACGCGCAAGGCCGCTCTGATGCGACACCTGTGGCGGCCCCGCAAGTTCCGCGCGCTGCTGGATCGATTTGGTGGCCGCACAGAGGTGCCAGCCAGCCGGATCGCTCTGCTGGCGCAGGCCGACCCTCTGGCGGGCGTCGATCAGGTGCAAGGCAAACGGTCGCGCGACGAGATCGCAGCGCGGATCGCGGCTCTGCGGGAAGATGCAGCCACCGACCCCATCTCAACCGAGGAAATGGCGCTGATAGATGCGCTGCTGGGGCTGCGCGAAACCGCACCGCATGTCCTCAGCGCGCTGCGCGATATCGCCGTGGACCTGCCCGCGATTGGCGACGCGGTCACCGCAATGGCCGCCCGGCTGGACGCGCTGGGCGCGCGCGGCGTGGCGGTCGATGCGCTGCCGTTCGAAGGGAGCTATGGCCGCACCAGTCTGGAATATTATGACGGTTTCGTCTTTGGCTTTGCCAGTGACGCGCCCGACCTGCCGCCGGTGGCCACGGGCGGACGCTATGACGCGCTGACCGCACGGCTGGGCGATGGGCGCGCGGTACCAGCGGTGGGCGGGGTGATCCGGCCCGATCTGGTCTTGCAGTTGCGGGGGGGCCTGTGA
- the hisG gene encoding ATP phosphoribosyltransferase, with amino-acid sequence MLKLGVPSKGRLMQKTFDWFGQRGITLRKSGSDREYAGAVDGIAGVELVLLSAGEIPRELSAGRIHLGVTGSDLVREKLALWETQVQEVARMGFGGADLIIAVPQSWVDVDTLDDLDAAAAAFRAAHGHRLRIATKYHRLVREFLKAEGVADYRLVDSQGATEGTVKNETAEAIADITSTGETLRANGLKILGDGLIHASQATLFRGRRDCWTKAQRATLKDLQDKLGV; translated from the coding sequence ATGCTCAAGCTGGGTGTGCCGTCCAAGGGGCGGCTGATGCAAAAGACCTTTGACTGGTTCGGGCAGCGCGGGATCACGTTGCGCAAATCCGGGTCGGACCGTGAATACGCCGGTGCCGTGGACGGGATCGCAGGGGTCGAACTGGTGCTGCTGTCGGCGGGCGAAATCCCGCGGGAGTTGTCGGCGGGGCGCATTCATCTGGGTGTGACCGGGTCCGATCTGGTGCGCGAAAAGCTGGCGCTGTGGGAAACCCAGGTGCAGGAAGTGGCGCGCATGGGCTTTGGCGGTGCAGACCTGATCATTGCGGTGCCGCAGTCTTGGGTCGATGTGGACACGCTGGATGATCTGGATGCAGCCGCCGCCGCGTTTCGTGCGGCCCACGGCCACCGGTTGCGGATTGCGACAAAGTACCACCGTCTGGTGCGCGAGTTTCTGAAGGCCGAAGGGGTCGCGGACTACCGGTTGGTGGACAGCCAGGGCGCGACCGAAGGCACGGTCAAGAATGAAACCGCAGAGGCGATTGCCGACATCACATCCACCGGCGAAACCCTGCGCGCCAATGGGCTGAAAATTCTGGGCGATGGCTTGATCCACGCAAGCCAGGCGACCCTGTTCCGGGGGCGGCGCGATTGCTGGACCAAGGCGCAACGCGCGACCTTGAAGGACCTGCAGGACAAGCTGGGCGTCTAA
- a CDS encoding AMP-binding protein — protein sequence MTIFQSPFPDVPLRDQTITERVLDGLSPRGDAVVLTDGPTGQTVTAAALIQQIKRLAGGLNARGTGAGTTIALMSPNIPTYATIFHGIAYAGGTITTINPTYTAPEVTHQLNDSGATILITVEMFADTAREAAVGTAVDEIVIIGTPAFEALFGAPQAAQTPVELDQHTVVLPYSSGTTGLSKGVMLSHRNLVVNIDQILGTIVIEPDDAIAGFLPFFHIYGMMVGLNCYLARGAHVVTMPRFDLPMFLQLAQDHQTSRMWVVPPVGIALAKHPLVDDYDLSAVKEVYIAAAPSGSELTNAIAARMNCTVLQAYGMTELSPASHLVPGTAPRAGAAGLLVPNTQARIVDIESGHNCAADQEGELWLKGPQVMQGYLNNPTATAETIVTDGWLRTGDIARIDPDGYMFITDRLKELIKFKGFQVAPAELEATLVALDGITDAGVVGRADDDAGEVPVAFVVRAEGGPDDAAIHAHMAATLSSYKQLHAIIEVDEIPKNPSGKILRRLLRDRL from the coding sequence ATGACTATCTTTCAAAGCCCATTTCCCGATGTCCCGCTGCGGGACCAAACCATCACCGAACGGGTGCTTGACGGTCTGTCGCCGCGCGGTGATGCCGTTGTCCTGACCGATGGCCCAACGGGGCAAACCGTGACTGCCGCCGCACTGATCCAGCAGATCAAACGCCTTGCCGGTGGTTTGAACGCGCGTGGCACGGGGGCGGGCACCACCATCGCGCTGATGTCCCCCAACATCCCCACCTATGCCACCATCTTTCACGGTATCGCCTATGCCGGTGGCACGATCACCACGATCAACCCGACCTATACCGCGCCCGAGGTGACGCATCAGTTGAACGACAGCGGCGCCACGATCCTGATCACGGTCGAGATGTTTGCTGACACAGCGCGCGAAGCTGCCGTGGGCACCGCTGTGGACGAGATTGTCATCATCGGAACCCCTGCGTTCGAGGCCCTCTTTGGCGCTCCGCAGGCGGCGCAAACCCCCGTTGAACTGGACCAGCACACCGTTGTGCTGCCCTATTCATCCGGCACGACGGGTCTATCCAAGGGCGTGATGCTGAGCCACCGCAATCTGGTGGTGAACATCGACCAGATCCTGGGAACCATTGTGATTGAACCTGACGATGCAATCGCGGGCTTTCTGCCGTTCTTTCACATCTATGGCATGATGGTCGGCCTGAACTGTTATCTGGCGCGCGGCGCGCATGTGGTGACCATGCCGCGGTTTGATTTGCCGATGTTCCTGCAACTGGCGCAGGACCATCAGACCAGCCGCATGTGGGTCGTGCCGCCTGTGGGCATCGCGCTGGCCAAGCATCCGCTTGTGGATGACTATGATCTGTCCGCGGTGAAAGAGGTCTATATCGCCGCGGCACCCTCTGGCTCCGAATTGACCAATGCCATCGCCGCGCGCATGAATTGCACCGTATTGCAGGCCTATGGCATGACCGAACTGTCGCCAGCGTCGCACCTTGTTCCCGGCACCGCCCCGCGCGCCGGTGCGGCCGGGCTTTTGGTGCCCAATACGCAGGCCCGGATCGTCGATATCGAAAGCGGCCACAACTGCGCCGCCGATCAGGAAGGAGAGCTTTGGCTCAAAGGTCCGCAGGTCATGCAGGGTTATCTGAACAACCCCACAGCCACGGCTGAGACTATTGTCACCGATGGTTGGCTGCGCACTGGCGACATCGCCCGGATTGATCCCGACGGCTATATGTTCATCACGGATCGTCTGAAGGAATTGATCAAATTCAAAGGCTTCCAAGTCGCCCCGGCAGAGCTTGAGGCGACGCTTGTGGCCCTTGACGGGATCACCGATGCGGGCGTCGTGGGCCGCGCCGATGACGACGCGGGCGAGGTGCCGGTGGCCTTTGTGGTCCGCGCCGAAGGTGGCCCGGACGATGCCGCGATCCACGCGCATATGGCCGCCACGCTGTCGAGCTACAAGCAACTGCACGCGATCATTGAGGTGGACGAGATCCCCAAGAACCCCTCCGGCAAAATCCTGCGCCGTCTGCTGCGCGACCGCCTGTAG
- a CDS encoding DUF1489 family protein translates to MTGTVHLLKLSVGTEDVAGLDAWQSTKRAQTPDGLPRHITRMWPKRGEEILNGGSIFWVIKGVILCRQPVVRLDEYIGADGIRRCAIVSRPGLIRVAATPKRPFQGWRYLPTSDAPEDLPDGIQDEEALPPELSKALAAIGVR, encoded by the coding sequence ATGACAGGAACCGTCCACCTCCTCAAGCTTTCCGTTGGCACCGAAGACGTCGCTGGCCTTGATGCGTGGCAGTCGACCAAGCGCGCGCAGACCCCTGATGGGCTGCCGCGGCACATCACCCGCATGTGGCCCAAGCGGGGCGAAGAAATCCTGAACGGCGGGTCGATCTTTTGGGTGATCAAAGGTGTGATCCTGTGCCGCCAGCCGGTCGTGCGGCTGGACGAATACATCGGCGCTGATGGCATTCGCCGCTGCGCCATCGTGTCCAGGCCCGGCTTGATCCGCGTGGCCGCCACCCCCAAGCGCCCGTTTCAGGGCTGGCGCTATCTGCCCACGTCGGACGCGCCCGAAGACCTGCCCGATGGCATTCAGGATGAAGAAGCGCTGCCGCCTGAGCTTTCAAAGGCGCTTGCCGCTATCGGTGTACGCTAG